In one window of Streptomyces sp. NBC_01224 DNA:
- a CDS encoding DUF1877 domain-containing protein — protein MALTQQLARVTPQYLAQCRAAAAVSPDGNPDWDPPAGDTVDLDWAIWGLIGFCQRMRIEDPCIQVLTRSISGDSDGVEFLDHPGVYDGFDAPPAVLAPAVVAEVARELSALDVGEILNGLSVDPLTAAEACGFRGFNGHPREYLVEHFGLLQSFYLIAGRRGLAVLTWTD, from the coding sequence ATGGCACTGACACAGCAATTGGCACGGGTGACCCCGCAGTACCTGGCTCAGTGCCGCGCAGCTGCGGCGGTGTCACCGGACGGCAACCCTGATTGGGACCCGCCTGCGGGGGACACCGTGGATCTCGACTGGGCGATCTGGGGCTTGATCGGGTTCTGCCAGCGAATGCGCATCGAGGATCCGTGCATCCAGGTCCTCACGCGAAGCATCTCGGGGGACTCGGACGGCGTCGAGTTTCTTGATCATCCGGGGGTCTATGACGGCTTTGACGCCCCTCCCGCCGTTCTCGCTCCTGCGGTAGTCGCTGAAGTGGCCCGTGAACTGTCTGCTTTGGACGTAGGCGAAATACTCAACGGCCTTTCTGTGGATCCCTTGACGGCTGCCGAAGCGTGCGGATTTCGAGGGTTCAACGGACACCCGCGCGAGTACCTCGTCGAGCATTTTGGGCTGCTGCAGAGCTTCTATCTCATCGCCGGCCGACGTGGGCTGGCGGTTCTGACCTGGACAGACTGA
- a CDS encoding DUF2599 domain-containing protein — MTTTTPSSSRKIPAFKAAFTVLAALAATLTVQAAPAAADESICGHQVGGDILTKYISLGRSGGVLGCPLTDELTNPDGVGRRQQFERGSIYWKASTGAHPVWGAIRDKWGTLNWEAGALGYPVDDELTNLDGVGKGQQFEGGTMSWHPDYGAHPVWGQIARLWNRYGKFASRFGYPVTDERRDDSLNGYRQTFSVRNTDLFWSAGMGPGNEVCTGECAGYVLSAGALWVETVSVKYALPDGDADHIEVSVTPTQTGYEQASTDYDSLWQQVWNVVPTPLPLDGTQLSQTQLASMKDQLTCHAKWDFKLFGKHLAGDTWDLESWRPQKGEDYATSVLALLNTCNWN; from the coding sequence ATGACCACAACCACTCCTTCTTCTTCACGGAAAATTCCCGCATTCAAGGCGGCCTTCACTGTCCTTGCGGCCCTCGCCGCTACCCTCACCGTTCAGGCGGCACCCGCAGCGGCCGACGAGTCGATTTGCGGACACCAGGTCGGCGGCGACATCCTCACCAAGTACATCAGCCTCGGCCGGTCCGGTGGTGTCCTCGGCTGCCCGCTCACCGATGAGCTCACCAATCCGGACGGTGTCGGCAGGCGGCAGCAGTTCGAGAGAGGATCCATCTACTGGAAGGCCTCGACGGGTGCGCACCCCGTATGGGGGGCCATCCGCGACAAGTGGGGCACTCTCAACTGGGAGGCTGGCGCCCTGGGCTATCCGGTCGACGACGAGCTGACCAACCTTGACGGGGTGGGCAAGGGGCAGCAATTCGAGGGCGGCACCATGTCCTGGCATCCCGACTACGGGGCGCACCCTGTGTGGGGGCAGATCGCGAGGCTGTGGAATCGTTACGGCAAGTTTGCCAGCCGGTTCGGATACCCCGTCACCGACGAGCGGCGTGACGACAGCCTGAACGGATACCGGCAGACTTTCTCCGTCCGCAATACGGACCTGTTCTGGAGTGCCGGAATGGGCCCCGGTAACGAAGTCTGCACCGGGGAGTGCGCCGGCTACGTCCTGAGCGCGGGCGCGCTGTGGGTTGAAACGGTCTCCGTCAAGTACGCACTGCCCGACGGGGATGCCGATCACATCGAGGTAAGCGTCACGCCGACGCAGACCGGATACGAGCAGGCGTCGACCGACTACGACTCACTGTGGCAGCAGGTGTGGAACGTGGTCCCCACGCCCTTGCCGCTCGACGGGACACAACTGAGCCAGACGCAGCTCGCCTCGATGAAGGATCAGCTCACCTGTCACGCGAAGTGGGACTTCAAGCTGTTCGGCAAGCACCTTGCTGGTGACACCTGGGATCTGGAGTCCTGGCGTCCGCAGAAGGGCGAGGATTACGCGACGAGCGTGCTCGCCCTGCTCAACACCTGCAACTGGAACTGA